The Vreelandella piezotolerans genomic interval GCTGTGACGTGGGGAGTGATCATTTCGATAACGCTGGCTGCCTGGCGACCGGCTTCGCGCATTTTCTCGATTTCAGAAGGCGTCTTGATAGGAACGTTCATGAATTCTCGATGTGGCTTCTGGGTGAGTGATGAGTGGCAAATTCAGCGTCTAAACGCGCCTGCGACTTCATCTTGGCAATGATCTATGGTATAAAGCCGCGCGCTTTCCTGCAATCGCCATCCCTCGCTTCTTTCCAGGGCGGCGGCGCGTGGAAAGAGTAACGAGATCGCAACCCAGCACCGCTGAGTTGCACGACAGCAAGCCTTGAAAACACACATGCACCGGCACATGGTCCCGGGTGCCTCTAGCGACGTTCGTCGGCGCTACTGGTCGGATCCATGGGGTGCGTGGAGGCCTAACCCGAGTTTCAGGAGTTTTACCATGTCTCACGTCAATATGCGTGACCTGCTGAAAGCAGGTGCTCACTTCGGTCACCAGACCAAGTACTGGAACCCGAAGATGGGTAAATTCATCTTCGGCGCGCGCAACAAGATTCACATCATCAACCTCGAGCACACCCTGCCGGCGCTGAACGAAGCGATCGACGTGGTCGAGAAGATGGCGGCGTCCAACAACAAGATTTTGTTCGTTGGTACCAAGCGCAGCGCCAGCAAGATCATCAAAGAAGAAGCGAATCGCGTTGGCCAGCCGTTCGTCAACCATCGCTGGTTGGGCGGCATGCTGACCAACTTCAAGACCATTCGTCAGTCCATCAAACGTCTGCGTGATCTGGAAACCATGCGCGAAGACGGTACCTTCGAGAAGCTGACCAAGAAAGAAGTCTTGATGGCCACGCGTGAGCAAGAGAAGCTCGAGCGTTCTATCGGCGGTATCAAGAACATGGGCGGCCTGCCGGACGCGCTGTTCGTGATCGACGTTGATCACGAGCGCATTGCGATCAACGAAGCCAACAAGCTGGGCATCCCGGTCATTGGCGTGGTCGATACCAACTCCAACCCGGATGGCGTTGATTACGTGATCCCGGGCAACGATGACTCCATCCGCGCTATCCAGATCTACGTGAAGGCGATTGCCGACGCGTGTGGTCGCGCGAAAGAAGGTCGTCCGGACGAGTTCGTCGAAGTGACTGAAGAAGAAGCCGCTTCTGCCGACACAAACGCTGCTGCCGAGTAAGGCTGCAGTGGTGCGGCGGGCAGGTGAGCCGCATCGTATCAGAGGGGGCCTTATGCCCCCTTTTTCCCGCTTTGGGTTCGCCCAGGCGGGCCGATCATGCCGGATCAATGCCGGCAAGCGCTCTGCACAGTGATACGCAACGGTCATCTATCGTGCTTATACTCTGTAGCGCGTTTAACTCTCAGTTAGAACCATTTCCGAGGTGAAATCTCATGGCAGCTATCAGCGCCTCTCAGGTTAAGGAACTGCGCGAACGTACCGGTCTTGGCATGATGGAGTGTAAAAAAGCACTCACCGAAGCCGACGGTGACATTGAAGTCGCGATCGAAAACCTGCGTAAAAGCTCTGGTCTTAAAGCCGCGAAGAAAGCGGGTCGTACAGCTGCAGAAGGTGCGGTGGTGACTCGCGTAGCAGACGATGGCAGCTACGGCGTCATGGTCGAAATCAACTCTGAAACCGACTTCGTTGCTCGTGACGATAACTTCATCGGCTTCGCCAACAAGATCGCCGATGCGTTCTTTGCAGCGAAGAGCGAAGACGTTGCCGCCGTGATGGCGGGTGATCTCGAGTCCGCTCGTGAGCAGTTGGTTCAGAAAATCGGCGAAAACATCGGCGTGCGTCGTGCCGTGGTCGTCAATGCCGTTGACGGTGGTTTGGTAGGCGAATACGTGCACGGCGGCCGCATTGGTGTCTTGACCGTCCTGAAAGGCGGCACCAGCGAAGCGGCCAAAGACGTTGCCATGCACGTCGCGGCGATCAACCCGGCCGTTGCGCATCCGGAAGAGATGCCGCAAGAGCAGCTGGACAAAGAGAAAGCGATCATCCTGGCCCAGCCGGACATGGCCGGTAAGCCTGAGCAGATCGCTGAGAAGATGGTTCAAGGCCGCCTGAAGAAGTACCTGGCTGAGAACAGCCTGACCGAGCAGCCGTTCGTCAAAGACCCAAACCAGTCCGTGGCTGAATTCGTCAAAGCCGCCGGTGGCGAAGTGGTCAGCTTCACTCGCTTCGAAGTGGGCGAAGGCATCGAAAAAGAAGAAGTCGACTTCGCGAAAGAAGTCATGGAACAGGCTGGCCGTCGCTAAGGTCAGAGGTTCCAGTTAGAAGATGGCGTGCGCGCGAGCGCACGCCTTCGTGTATCCGGCCCCTGTGAAATACAGGCGCTGCCTCGCCCACCTGTGCCCAGGTCTGCCCCAGGAGAGATGCCATGTCACGTGATGTTCAAGAGTCTACCCCCACTGCTGCTACCAAAATCGATAAGTCGAAGTCGAAGTACAAGCGTATTTTGCTGAAGCTGTCGGGCGAAGCGCTGATGGGTGAGCACGATTTTGGTATCGATCCGAAGGTGTTGGATCGCATGGCGCTGGAAATTGGCCAGTTGGTGGGGATTGGCGTCCAAGTCGGTATCGTCATTGGGGGGGGTAACCTGTTCCGTGGCGCGGCGCTCAACGAAGCCGGCATGGATCGGGTCACGGGTGATCACATGGGAATGCTGGCAACGGTCATGAATGCGCTCGCGATGCGCGATGCGCTGGAGCGCTCCAATATACGCTCCCGCGTGATGTCAGCGATTCCCATGAGCGGTGTGGTGGAGCATTACGACCGCCGCACGGCCATCCGTTATTTGACCTCGGGTGACGTGGTGCTGTTCTCCGCGGGCACCGGAAACCCCTTCTTTACTACGGACTCCGCGGCCTGTTTGCGCGGCATCGAAGTGGACGTAGACGTCGTCATCAAGGCCACCAAAGTAGACGGCGTGTACAATAAGGATCCGGTGAAGCACCCCGACGCCGTAAAATACGACCAGCTCTCCTATGACGATGCTCTGGATCAGAAGCTGGGGGTAATGGATTTGACCGCAATCTGCCTGGTACGTGACCATAATATGCCGGTGCGGGTATTTGATATGAACAAGCCTGGTGCCCTGCTCAACCTCGTGGTTGGGGGCAAGGAAGGCACGCTGATAGACAGAGGGTAACAACGTGATCAACGACATCAAGAAAGATGCAGAGTCTCGCATGAAGAAGAGCGTTGAGGCGCTGCACAGCAACTTCAACAAGATCCGCACGGGCCGTGCTCACCCCAGCATCCTGGATGCCGTGACCGTCGAGTATTACGGGGGCCAAGTACCGCTGAATCAGGTGGCATCGGTGAACGTCGAAGATGCGCGTACCTTGACCGTGGCGCCCTGGGAGCAGGGCATGGTGCCGAAAATCGAAAAAGCGATCATGACCTCTGATCTGGGTCTGAACCCGTCCAGCGCCGGTAACGTGATTCGTGTGCCGATGCCGATGCTGACCGAAGAGACCCGTAAAGGCTACATCAAGCAGGCACGTAGCGAAGCGGAAACTGCCCGCGTGGCCGTGCGCAACGTTCGCCGCGATGCCAACGGTGACTTCAAATCCTTGCTCAAGGATAAAGAGATCACCGAAGACGATCAGCGTCAGGGCGAAGACGAGATCCAGAAGCTGACCGATAAATATATCGCTGAGATCGACAAGGCGCTGACCGCAAAAGAACAGGATCTCATGCAGGTATAACGCCTGCGTTCACTTTGCCACGGGCGGCTTGGCCGTCCGTGGGCCATCGCTTGGCTTACTTATGACTGATCTTTGGTGCGAGAACCCATGACGTCTCCGCAGCTTCCCCAAGAGCAGCCGGGCGGCACGACGCTTTCTCGATCCGAGGAAGCGCTGCCGTCCCATGTTGCTATCATTATGGATGGTAACAACCGCTGGGCGCGGGCACGGGGGCTGTCGGGAGTGCGCGGCCACCGTGCGGGTGTCGAAGCCGTACGTGCGGTGATCGAGCGTGCGGCCGAGCGAGGCGTGCAAACGCTGAGCTTGTTCGCCTTCTCCAGTGAGAACTGGAAGCGCCCAGCCGCCGAGGTGAACGCGCTCATGGAGCTGTTTTTGATGGCGCTCAAACGTGAGGTCAAAAAGCTCAACGAGCGCAATATCCGCCTCTCGATTATTGGTGAGCAGCGCGGCTTTTCCCATGCAATTCAAAAGCATATCCAGCGTGCCGAAGCGCTGACCGCCGAGAATACGGGCATGCACCTAGTGATCGCTGCCAACTACGGCGGCCAGTGGGACATCGCCCGAGCCGCCCGCGAGCTCGCCGAGCAGGTGGCGGCCGGAGAGCTGTCGGCCGACGACATCGACGAAGCACGCTTGGATGCGGCCATGAACACCGACGCCGTGCCGCCGGTGGATCTGTGCATTCGCACCAGCGGCGAGCAGCGGCTCTCGAACTTCATGCTATGGCAGTTGGCCTATGCCGAACTGCATTTTTCGCCCTTGCTTTGGCCAGATTTCGATGGGGCGGCCTTCGACAAAGCGCTCGACGATTTTTGCTTACGACGTCGCCGTTTTGGAATGACTGACGAACAAATAGAGGCGCAAGGTGCTTAAACAGCGGATGATCACCGCAGCCTGGTTGGCGCCCGTGACGCTAATCGGTCTGTTTGGCTTACAGGGAGGTACCTTTGCGCTGTTTACGGCGTTGATCGTGCTATTGGGTACCTGGGAGTGGACCAACCTGGCAGGCGTAGGCGCGTCGCGCACGCGGATGGCGCTGGTCGCGGGGATGGCGATACTGTTGGCGCTGCTGTGGCTGGGCGGTGCGGCGTATGCGGTGTGGCCGCTATGGCTGGCGGCCGCCGGTTGGCTGCTCAATCTTTACTGGGTGACGCATTACCCGCAAAGTAGTCAGCAGTGGCATACCACGTCGCGTCGCCTGCTAATGGGTGTGTGGGTGCTGCTACCGTGCTGGGTAGGCTTCAACGTACTGCGCGAGAGCGGGGCGGTGTGGCTGCTGTTCGTGTTACTGTTGGTTTGGACGGCCGATATTGGTGCCTATTTTGCCGGACGCCGCTGGGGCAAGCGCAAGCTGGCACCGCGGGTGAGCCCAGGAAAATCCTGGGAGGGTGTCTACGGCGGGTTGGCCGCTACGACGCTGCTGGCGTTGCTATTTGCCGCCTGGCAGCCATTGGGTGTACTGGGTGGCGTCGCACTGGTAGCGATTACCGCGGTGGTCACGCTCACCTCCGTGTTGGGTGACCTGTTCGAAAGTATGTTGAAGCGCTACCGCAATATCAAAGACTCCAGCCAGCTACTGCCGGGCCACGGCGGTGTGTTGGATCGTATCGATAGCCTCACGGCGGCCATTCCCATCTTCGCGCTGTTCTATCTGCAGGTGCTATCCCTTCAGGTGAGCGCGCTATGAGTCATGCCTCGATTCAATCGGTCACCGTACTGGGTGCCACTGGCTCCATTGGGAAAAGTACGCTGGACGTCATCGCGCGCCATCCTGATCGCTACCGGGTCCATGCACTGACAGCGCATACCTCGAAAGAGGCACTGCTGGAACAGTGTCATACATATAGCCCCCGCTTTGCCGTGCTGGATGACGCCGCCGATGCCGATTGGCTGCAGCAGGCGCTTCGCCAAGCAGGCTCTGATACCCTGGCGCTGGCGGGGCAGGAAGCATTGTGCGATGTCGCCCGTGCCCCTGAGGTCGATATCGTCATGGCGGCAATCGTTGGAGCGGCGGGACTGTTGCCCGCGCTGGCGGCGGCCGAGGCGGGTAAGCGCGTACTGCTCGCCAATAAAGAAGCCCTGGTGATGAGTGGGGCGCTGTTCATGGACGCCGTGTCGCGTTCAGGGGCCACGCTACTGCCGATCGATTCTGAACATAATGCCATCTATCAGTGTCTACCCTGCGAGCATCGCGGTGGATTGGCCAAGCACGGCGTGCGTCAGCTACTGTTGACGGCTTCCGGCGGGCCCTTTCGTAACTGGTCGGCCGAGCAGATCGCACGTGCCACGCCCGAGCAAGCTTGCGCCCATCCTAACTGGTCCATGGGGCGAAAAATCTCGGTGGATAGCGCCACGCTGATGAACAAAGGTCTCGAGTTGATCGAGGCGTGCTGGCTCTTTGATGCCTCGCCCGAGCAGATTCAAGTGGTCGTTCATCCCCAGAGCGTCATTCACTCCATGGCGGCCTATGACGATGGTTCGGTAATCGCGCAGTTGGGCAATCCCGATATGCGCACGCCCATCGCTTATGGTTTGGCTTGGCCCGAGCGGATCGACGCCGGTGTAGAAGCACTTGACCTGTTCCAGGTGGCGCGACTCGATTTCGAGGCTCCCGATGAAGCGCGCTTTCCTTGTCTGCGTCTCGCCCGTGAGGCGATGCAGGCCGGTGGTGCCGCCCCGGCCATCTTGAATGCAGCCAATGAAGTGGCCGTCGAGGCATTTTTAGCGGGAAGCATTGCGTTTGGCGCGATTCCGGAGCTCGTCGCCGATGTCATGGCGCTGCCCTACCGCGGCGAGGCCGATTCTTTGGAGTGCGTGCTGGCGGCGGATCGCTGGGCGCGCGAACAGGCGGCACTTACCCTACGTCAGTCAATCGCTTAGCCTCAGCTAATGCTGAGCAGCGCGTCGTGCAAAGGAGCGAAAAGTGGGCCTGATACAGAATATCTTAGCCGTCATTGTGGTGCTGGGACTGCTCGTGACCTTTCATGAATTCGGGCATTTTTGGGTCGCGCGTCGCTGCGGCGTCAAAGTGCTGCGCTTTTCAGTAGGGTTTGGTAAACCGCTATGGTCGACGGTGGATCGTCACGGCACTGAGTTTGCGGTGGCGGCCATTCCGCTGGGCGGGTACGTCAAAATGCTTGACGAGCGCGAAGCGCCGGTGCCAGACGACCAGTTGGAGCAAGCCTTCAATCGCAAAACCGTATGGCAGCGCATTGCCATCGTCGCTGCGGGTCCCATCGCCAACTTTTTGCTCGCCATCGTCGCCTACTGGGCACTGTTCGTGGCGGGAACGACCACGGTGGCACCGCTCGTCGGCGACGTTACTCCGAACTCGCCGGCTGCGCAGGCGGGCTTGGCGCAGGGCAGTGAAATCACCGCTATCCAGGGCGAGCCAACGCGCTCTTGGGAAGAGATCAATCTGAAGCTGGTGTCCATGATCGGCTATAGCGGCGAGCTCACCATCGAGGCAACGCCAGAGGGGGCGAGTGCCACACGCCGCTATCAACTGCCAATCAGTAACTACATGGTGCGCCAGGATCCGCCTCAACCGTTGCAAACACTGGGCTTTTCACCCTGGCGCCCTGACATACCAGCAGTGCTCGGTCAGGTCGTTTCTGGGCAGGCGGCCGATGTCGCAGGGCTTCAACCGGGGGATCGTATCGTGTCGCTCGATGGCGAACCCATCGATGATTGGATGCAGTTCGTCGCTGTGATTCGCGACAGCGCGGGTGAGACCTTAAGCGTTGCGTACCAGCGTGGAGGCGAACAGGGCACGCTCTCGCTCACGCCAGGACGTAATACGCTGGAGAGTGGTGACGAGGTTGGGTACATTGGAGCCGGTGCAGAGCCGTTTAGCTGGCCTGAGTCGCTGCAACGCGAAATTCGCTATGGGCCGATCGAAGCCGTCGGCCAAGCGCTGTCGCGCACCGGTGAAATGGTTCTACTGACGGTAGATGCGATCCGAAAGATGCTGGTGGGGCTTATCTCCCCCTCTAACCTCTCCGGGCCGATCACCATTGCACAAATCTCCGGCGACTCGGCACGCGCGGGGCTCGAAGCCTTCGTAGGCTTCCTCGCCTATCTGTCGATTAGCCTAGGGGTGCTGAATTTGCTGCCCATCCCCGTGCTCGATGGCGGTCATCTGCTTTACTATTTCGTCGAGGTGTTACGTGGGCGGCCGGTATCCGAGCAAACACAAGCGATAGGGCTGCGCATCGGGCTCGCCATGGTCGGTACCCTGATGCTAATGGCGCTCTATTTCGATTTGATGCGCCTGTGGTAATAACGCGTGTAGCGCGCTGGATGCCTTGTCATCTGCCTGCACAAATGTATATGGTGCCTGTCTTAACCGACGGGCAGACCAACGCGAGCGAACTGACTGCATGAAAATCAAGACCCTTGGAATGGCGGCACTCTTGCTGGTAGGCGCCAGCGGCGCCCAAGCACAATCCTTTGACGTTTCAGACATTCGTGTGGAAGGACTGCAGCGGGTTTCCGCCGCCTCGGTCTTTAATGCGTTCCCGGTGAGCGCCAACGACCGTGTCGACGAGCAGCAGCTCGCCGCGGCCGCCCGTGACCTGTTCGCCACCGGTTTGTTCGAAGACGTCTCGTTGGCCCGGGAAGGCGATGTGCTGGTGATCCAAGTGGTCGAGCGCCCCACCATCGCGCGCTTGAACATCGAAGGTAACGACCAGATCTCTGATGAAGACCTGCGCAACGGGCTACGCCAGTCGGGTTTGTCGGAAGGGCAGGTCCTACAGCTCTCGACGCTCGAAGAGATCGAGCGTGAGCTCGAGGGCGTCTATCAATCCCAGGGGCGTTACAGCGCTAGCATCGACGTTAACGTCGAGGAGATCGACGAAGGCCGCGTTCAGGTCAACATCGATATCAACGAAGGCGAAGTGGCCAAGATCCGCCAGATCAATATCGTCGGTAACCAGGATTTCGACGATGAGACGCTGCGCGACGTCTTCGAGCTGAACGACCGCCCAGGGCGTATCTTTGGCTGGTTCTCCAAAGACGAGTACTCCCGCGAAGCGCTCTCTGGCGATATCGAGCGTCTGCGTTCGTTCTATTTGGATCGTGGCTACGTCAACTTCGATGTGACGTCGACCCAGGTATCGATTGGCCCCGAGAAGTCCGACATCTTCATTACGCTCAATGTCGATGAGGGCAGCCAGTACCGCGTAGGCGATATCCGCTTTGCCGGTGATTTGCAGATCAGCGAAAACGAAGCCCGCAACCTGCTCGAAATCAACAGCGGCGATATCTTCTCCCGTGGCGATGTCAACGCCTCGACGGAAGCGCTGCGCCAGCGTCTGGGCGCGGAAGGCTTCGCCTTTGCCGAGGTGCAGGGCATTCCTGAAGTGGCCGATGACGGTGAAACGGTCGATCTCGTGATTGCTGTGAATCCAGGTCAGCGCGCTTACGTGCGTCGAATCGAGTTCTACGGTAATACCACGACCCAGGACGAAGTATTGCGCCGCGAGATGATCCAGCTCGAAGGCGCACCGGCATCGACGGAGTCGATCACGCAGTCGCGTCAGCGTCTGGAGCGTTTGGGCTTCTTTAGCCAAGTGGAAGTCGACACGCAGCCGGTACCGGGTGAGCCCGATCTGCTGGACGTGACTTATAACGTGGAAGAGCAGCCCTCCGGTTCGGTCTCTGCAAGCGTCGGCTTCTCGCAGAGCGCGGGCGTGATTTACGGGGTCGGCCTGGCTCAAAACAACTTCCTTGGCACCGGT includes:
- the rseP gene encoding RIP metalloprotease RseP gives rise to the protein MGLIQNILAVIVVLGLLVTFHEFGHFWVARRCGVKVLRFSVGFGKPLWSTVDRHGTEFAVAAIPLGGYVKMLDEREAPVPDDQLEQAFNRKTVWQRIAIVAAGPIANFLLAIVAYWALFVAGTTTVAPLVGDVTPNSPAAQAGLAQGSEITAIQGEPTRSWEEINLKLVSMIGYSGELTIEATPEGASATRRYQLPISNYMVRQDPPQPLQTLGFSPWRPDIPAVLGQVVSGQAADVAGLQPGDRIVSLDGEPIDDWMQFVAVIRDSAGETLSVAYQRGGEQGTLSLTPGRNTLESGDEVGYIGAGAEPFSWPESLQREIRYGPIEAVGQALSRTGEMVLLTVDAIRKMLVGLISPSNLSGPITIAQISGDSARAGLEAFVGFLAYLSISLGVLNLLPIPVLDGGHLLYYFVEVLRGRPVSEQTQAIGLRIGLAMVGTLMLMALYFDLMRLW
- a CDS encoding phosphatidate cytidylyltransferase, encoding MLKQRMITAAWLAPVTLIGLFGLQGGTFALFTALIVLLGTWEWTNLAGVGASRTRMALVAGMAILLALLWLGGAAYAVWPLWLAAAGWLLNLYWVTHYPQSSQQWHTTSRRLLMGVWVLLPCWVGFNVLRESGAVWLLFVLLLVWTADIGAYFAGRRWGKRKLAPRVSPGKSWEGVYGGLAATTLLALLFAAWQPLGVLGGVALVAITAVVTLTSVLGDLFESMLKRYRNIKDSSQLLPGHGGVLDRIDSLTAAIPIFALFYLQVLSLQVSAL
- the bamA gene encoding outer membrane protein assembly factor BamA; this encodes MKIKTLGMAALLLVGASGAQAQSFDVSDIRVEGLQRVSAASVFNAFPVSANDRVDEQQLAAAARDLFATGLFEDVSLAREGDVLVIQVVERPTIARLNIEGNDQISDEDLRNGLRQSGLSEGQVLQLSTLEEIERELEGVYQSQGRYSASIDVNVEEIDEGRVQVNIDINEGEVAKIRQINIVGNQDFDDETLRDVFELNDRPGRIFGWFSKDEYSREALSGDIERLRSFYLDRGYVNFDVTSTQVSIGPEKSDIFITLNVDEGSQYRVGDIRFAGDLQISENEARNLLEINSGDIFSRGDVNASTEALRQRLGAEGFAFAEVQGIPEVADDGETVDLVIAVNPGQRAYVRRIEFYGNTTTQDEVLRREMIQLEGAPASTESITQSRQRLERLGFFSQVEVDTQPVPGEPDLLDVTYNVEEQPSGSVSASVGFSQSAGVIYGVGLAQNNFLGTGNRVNVGAQRSDTFTSVNFAFTDPYWTLDGISRGYNVFYRETDYADSDISTFSTDAYGAGINFGYPISELSRLNFGASVEDVTVKTYFDTASEIRRYVEDEGENAQSLKLTASWTRNNLNRGIMPTAGNYQRVSLETGVPGSDAEYYKLQARAQQLFPFNDDETWALKFSGNLGYADTLGSNDPYPFYENFYAGGLGSVRGFTSNTLGERTTPAREGGRDRTLGGNVLVEGSAEVLFPMPFVENQRSVQPSLFLDAGNTFLSSCYDVLEADAGRQQCSSGVDLGDLRYSVGVGLSWLTPVGPLTFSVAEPLNDESGDDTQFFQFSLGQTF
- the pyrH gene encoding UMP kinase, coding for MSRDVQESTPTAATKIDKSKSKYKRILLKLSGEALMGEHDFGIDPKVLDRMALEIGQLVGIGVQVGIVIGGGNLFRGAALNEAGMDRVTGDHMGMLATVMNALAMRDALERSNIRSRVMSAIPMSGVVEHYDRRTAIRYLTSGDVVLFSAGTGNPFFTTDSAACLRGIEVDVDVVIKATKVDGVYNKDPVKHPDAVKYDQLSYDDALDQKLGVMDLTAICLVRDHNMPVRVFDMNKPGALLNLVVGGKEGTLIDRG
- the ispC gene encoding 1-deoxy-D-xylulose-5-phosphate reductoisomerase yields the protein MSHASIQSVTVLGATGSIGKSTLDVIARHPDRYRVHALTAHTSKEALLEQCHTYSPRFAVLDDAADADWLQQALRQAGSDTLALAGQEALCDVARAPEVDIVMAAIVGAAGLLPALAAAEAGKRVLLANKEALVMSGALFMDAVSRSGATLLPIDSEHNAIYQCLPCEHRGGLAKHGVRQLLLTASGGPFRNWSAEQIARATPEQACAHPNWSMGRKISVDSATLMNKGLELIEACWLFDASPEQIQVVVHPQSVIHSMAAYDDGSVIAQLGNPDMRTPIAYGLAWPERIDAGVEALDLFQVARLDFEAPDEARFPCLRLAREAMQAGGAAPAILNAANEVAVEAFLAGSIAFGAIPELVADVMALPYRGEADSLECVLAADRWAREQAALTLRQSIA
- the rpsB gene encoding 30S ribosomal protein S2, producing the protein MSHVNMRDLLKAGAHFGHQTKYWNPKMGKFIFGARNKIHIINLEHTLPALNEAIDVVEKMAASNNKILFVGTKRSASKIIKEEANRVGQPFVNHRWLGGMLTNFKTIRQSIKRLRDLETMREDGTFEKLTKKEVLMATREQEKLERSIGGIKNMGGLPDALFVIDVDHERIAINEANKLGIPVIGVVDTNSNPDGVDYVIPGNDDSIRAIQIYVKAIADACGRAKEGRPDEFVEVTEEEAASADTNAAAE
- the frr gene encoding ribosome recycling factor, producing MINDIKKDAESRMKKSVEALHSNFNKIRTGRAHPSILDAVTVEYYGGQVPLNQVASVNVEDARTLTVAPWEQGMVPKIEKAIMTSDLGLNPSSAGNVIRVPMPMLTEETRKGYIKQARSEAETARVAVRNVRRDANGDFKSLLKDKEITEDDQRQGEDEIQKLTDKYIAEIDKALTAKEQDLMQV
- the uppS gene encoding polyprenyl diphosphate synthase; this translates as MTSPQLPQEQPGGTTLSRSEEALPSHVAIIMDGNNRWARARGLSGVRGHRAGVEAVRAVIERAAERGVQTLSLFAFSSENWKRPAAEVNALMELFLMALKREVKKLNERNIRLSIIGEQRGFSHAIQKHIQRAEALTAENTGMHLVIAANYGGQWDIARAARELAEQVAAGELSADDIDEARLDAAMNTDAVPPVDLCIRTSGEQRLSNFMLWQLAYAELHFSPLLWPDFDGAAFDKALDDFCLRRRRFGMTDEQIEAQGA
- the tsf gene encoding translation elongation factor Ts translates to MAAISASQVKELRERTGLGMMECKKALTEADGDIEVAIENLRKSSGLKAAKKAGRTAAEGAVVTRVADDGSYGVMVEINSETDFVARDDNFIGFANKIADAFFAAKSEDVAAVMAGDLESAREQLVQKIGENIGVRRAVVVNAVDGGLVGEYVHGGRIGVLTVLKGGTSEAAKDVAMHVAAINPAVAHPEEMPQEQLDKEKAIILAQPDMAGKPEQIAEKMVQGRLKKYLAENSLTEQPFVKDPNQSVAEFVKAAGGEVVSFTRFEVGEGIEKEEVDFAKEVMEQAGRR